One genomic window of Mauremys mutica isolate MM-2020 ecotype Southern chromosome 5, ASM2049712v1, whole genome shotgun sequence includes the following:
- the KLHL2 gene encoding kelch-like protein 2 isoform X2 yields the protein MLLLMITLTITRLYNAKEYRREVKSHTAGFKPVSNHWRLEQHFSDVILSEEFLNLGVEQVCSLISSDKLTIASEEKVFEAVIAWVNHDKDVRQELMARLMEHVRLPLLSREYLVQRVEEETLVKNSSACKDYLIEAMKYHLLPTEQRALMKSTRTRLRTPVSLPKLMMVVGGQAPKAIRSVECYDFKEERWHQVAELPSRRCRAGMVYMGGLVFAVGGFNGSLRVRTVDSYDPVKDQWTSVANMQDRRSTLGAAVLNGLLYAVGGFDGSTGLSSVEAYNMKTNEWFHVAPMNTRRSSVGVGVVGGMLYAVGGYDGASRQCLSTVECYNSSTNEWTYVAEMSTRRSGAGVGVLNNFLYAVGGHDGPLVRKSVEVYDPATNTWRQVADMNMCRRNAGVCAVYGLLYVVGGDDGSCNLSTVEYYNPTTDKWTVVSSCMSTGRSYAGVTVIDKPL from the exons ATGCTGTTATTGATGATAACTCTAACTATAACAAGACTATACAATGCTAAAGAGTATAGAAGGGAAGTAAAATCGCATACTGCTGGATTTAAACCAGTCTCTAACCATTGGAGATTAG AACAGCATTTTTCTGATGTCATACTTAGTGAAGAATTCCTCAACCTTGGTGTAGAACAGGTGTGCAGTTTAATATCCAGTGACAAACTTACAATTGCATCAGAGGAAAAG GTTTTTGAAGCAGTGATAGCATGGGTAAACCATGACAAAGATGTGAGGCAGGAGCTAATGGCACGCTTGATGGAACATGTTCGGCTGCCTTTGCTTTCCCGAGAATATTTAGTTCAG AGGGTTGAAGAGGAGACGCTGGTAAAGAACAGCAGTGCATGTAAAGATTACCTCATTGAAGCTATGAAGTATCACTTGCTGCCAACTGAGCAACGAGCATTGATGAAAAGTACTCGAACCAGACTGAGAACACCTGTAAGCCTTCCAAAG TTGATGATGGTGGTTGGAGGACAAGCACCAAAGGCCATCCGCAGTGTGGAATGCTATGACTTTAAAGAAGAGCGCTGGCATCAGGTGGCTGAATTGCCTTCCAGAAGATGTAGAGCAG GCATGGTGTACATGGGTGGACTGGTTTTTGCTGTCGGTGGTTTCAATGGCTCCTTAAGAGTTCGCACAGTCGATTCCTATGATCCAGTGAAGGACCAATGGACCAGTGTTGCTAATATGCAAGATAGGAGAAGCACCTTGGGAGCTGCTGTATTAAATGGGCTCTTATATGCTGTAGGAGGATTTGATGGGAGTACAG GTTTATCATCCGTAGAAGCTTATAATATGAAGACTAATGAATGGTTTCATGTAGCTCCAATGAACACAAGAAGGAGTAGTGTTGGTGTAGGTGTTGTCGGAG GTATGCTGTATGCTGTTGGTGGCTACGATGGGGCGTCACGTCAGTGCCTTAGTACGGTGGAATGCTATAATTCTAGTACAAATGAATGGACCTATGTTGCAGAAATGAGCACTAGACGGAGTGGAGCAG GTGTTGGTGTGTTAAACAACTTCTTGTATGCAGTTGGTGGTCATGATGGTCCTTTGGTTAGAAAAAGTGTTGAAGTATATGATCCTGCCACCAATACATGGAGGCAGGTTGCAGATATGAACATGTGCAGAAGGAATGCAG gGGTTTGTGCTGTATATGGCCTGTTGTATGTAGTTGGAGGAGATGATGGTTCCTGTAACTTGTCAACAGTGGAATATTATAACCCAACAACTGATAAATGGACAGTTGTGTCCTCTTGTATGAGTACTGGAAGGAGCTATGCAG GTGTTACAGTTATTGACAAACCATTATGA